The genomic stretch GGGAGATCTGTTGTCAGAAAGCATAGGCGACGAGGAAATGCTCAGCGAATTTGAAGAACAAGAATAAGAGAACAGGCCGAGAAAATTTCTCGGCCTGAAATTTTTTGCGCTAATTTCGGTCAACGGCTTGTCAAGAAAAGAAAAATGGTGTAAACTGTTTAAAAATACTGAAAGGATAAATCTCTATGGAAAACTTTTTGAAGAACGTAACGATTTTCGACCACCCGCTCATCGCGCATAAAATCACTCATCTTTGCGACGTAACGACCGGGACCAAGGAATTCAGAGAAATCGTGAGCGAAATCGCGATGCTGATGGGATATGAGGCGTTCCGCGACCTTCCCACGGAAGAAATCGAAATCCAGGCCCCCCTTTCGAAATTCAAATCCAAGATCGTGACCGAAAAAATAACCATCGTTCCCATTCTCCGTGCGGGACTCGGTATGGTGGACGGTTTAACGGAACTCTTCCCAAAGGCGCGCGTCGGACATATCGGACTGTACAGGGACGAAGAGACGCTCCGCCCCGTGGAATACTACTGCAAACTCCCCAAGGATGCGCAGGACGGGCAAGTTATCGTCGTGGATCCCGCGCTCGCCACGGGCGGCAGCGCAGCGGCGGCGATCGACTTTATCAAACAGCGCGGATATACGCGCATAAAATTGCTTTCGCTGATCGCCTCTCCTCAGGGGGTGAAAAAAGTCGCAGAGGCTCATCCCGATGTAAAAATTTATATCGCGCATTACGCGGATGCGCCGCTTAACGAAAAGGGTTATATCATGACCGCATTCGGCGACGCGGGCGACCGAATATTCGGAACGAAATAATAAAAAAGACGCTTTGAAAAAGCGTCTTTTTTTATTTCTATTCGTCATGTTTGTGCGGCACGTCGCCCACGATCTTGGACTCGCCCGCGGATTTTTTTTCGGAAGGAAGTTTTTCTTCTTCGATTTCACCTACGATCTTCTCGCCTTTTTTGCGTTTGCGCAACGAATCGAATTTATTGAGAAACCAACGCTCGATCTTATCTCCTTTCTTATACAGGAAGATAAACAAAACGATCACTGCGACGCCTATAATCGCCCACGATAAAAGACCCCACCAGGTATTGTACGGAATAATACTGCCGTTGAGCGAATAACTCGTCATCACGATTCCCAATGCCCTTGTGATCAGTATCATGATGATAAAAAAAGGCCATGTCATCGTGGAAAGCCCCGCGACGAAACACAGAACGTCATCGGGAAACATTGGAAGAAGGAACATTGCGGTGAGCACCGCCTTATCCTTACCCTTGATCTTCAAAAGCCACGAATCGAGCGTCTCTTTTCCCACGAGCCATGCGGCGGCGCGATAACCGAGAACTTTGCCGATAAAGAAACCGACCAGCGAGCCGAGAACGATGCCGATATAACTGTAAATGATACATTCGAGCGGCCCGAACAGAGCCACGCCCGCCCCCACGGTGACCACGGAGGGAATGGGTAGGACGACGACCTGTAAAAACTGGATCACGATAAAACAAATAGGCGCCCAGACGCCCGTCTGTTCGATCCATAGCCGCAGATCGTCCACACTGTCGATCTTATCCAACACGCCCGTGACCTGCAATATATACACCCCGAGCAGGAATACGGCGGCAAGCCCCAGCGCCGTGAGCAGAAGTTTATACACGGCCTCTTTATTCGTCAGAAAAAAGGCAAAACAAAGCCCCGTACAGATCACTTCCGCTGCAACCAGAGAAGACGTGATCACGGTATTGTATTTGTAGAGCACGCCGCTTTTGAAATAGCGCATGCACAGAATCGTAAAGACGATCGAAATTGCGCCGAAAAGTACGATCGACGCGGTTGTAATCCATTTTTTCGCTTTTTTATTCACGATAGCCGTTAAATGCTCCATATACCTTATTATATATAATATTAACAAAGAATATTAAATAAAACGATAAGATATAATTAATTTTTCGTTATATTTGTAAATTTTTGATCGCCGCACGCGCCAGTTCGTCGCAGCGGTTATTATATGCGTTGTCGGCGTGTCCCTTGACTTTGATAAACCGTACTTCATGCGATTCGGTCAGATCGTACAGTCTTTGCCACAGATCGCTGTTGGCGACTTCTTTGCCGTCCGCCTTGCGCCAGCCGTTGCGGATCCAGCCTTCCAGCCAATTTTGCGTAAAGGCGTTCACCGTATAAGCCGAATCGCTGTATATGTTGACGCGGCACTTTTCTTTCAGACACTCCAATCCCGCGATCACCGCATAAATTTCCATGCGGTTGTTGGTCGTAAGAGGTTCGCCCCCGCTGATTTCTTTTTCCAGCCCTTTGTAAATAAGGATGGCTCCGTATCCGCCCGCTCCGGGATTACCCGAACAGGCGCCGTCCGTATAAAGTTCCACTTGTTTCATAGACTACTCGGACAATTCCTCCGCGCGTCTGACGCAAGCGGAAACGGCGCGGTCGATCACTCCTTCCAGATCGTCTTTTTCAAAAGATTCGACCGCCTGTATCGTAGTACCGCCTTTACTGCATACCGCCGAAACCAACTCACGCAGCGTCTTATCCTGCGAATGCGCGACCATTTCCGCGCCGCCCGCCACGGTGGAAACCGCCAGCGTTTTCGCTTCGTCTTCCGTCAGCCCCTGCCTGATTCCGGCCTTTACGAGTCCTTCGATGAAGAGATACACGTAAGCGGGGCCGCTTCCGCTGATGCCCGTCACCGCGTTGAGTTTATCCTCTTTGATCAAAAGCAGATTGCCGATATTATTGAAAATCGAACTGATAAACTCGCAGTCGTCGGCAGAAGATGAAAATTCGGAAAGGTCGAGCGCGGTCATGCCCTCGCCCACCGAACAGGGAAGGTTAGGCATTGCGCGCGCGATGCGGATACCGCTGCCGAACAGCGCGTCGCGGATCTTATCTTTTTTCACGCCCGCCATAATGCTGATCACCTTTTCGACGGGAATCCCGTGCAAAGACTTCGCAACGTCCAAGAAATTCTGCGGTTTGACCGCAAACAGTACATATTCGCAGTTCTCCGCTACGTCTCTGCAATCGGTGGTCGTGTTTACGTCGAGATATTCCAAACTATCGAGCGCTTTTTGCGACACGTCCGCGACAAGGACTTTTCTGGCACGCAAAAAATCGGACAGAATAGCGCCCTTCAGAATAGCCTGTGCCATAAAGCCGCCGCCGATCACGCCGAGTTTAAACTGTTTTTTCATACAAAACTCCTTTTATAATGCGAAAATTGTTTGACTAAAATGAAATTATGTTATATAATTAGAAGGCTTTTAGGGGAGTGGCTCAATGGTAGAGTAGCGGTCTCCAAAACCGTAGGTTGCGTGTTCGAATCGCGTCTCCCCTGCCACGGCTCTCAAATCACGATAATTTGTGGTTTGAGAGTTTTTTTATACAAGAAAATGCAAACTTTTTATGACTCTTGTCTTTTTATTTTATATCAACAGTCCGAAAAAGTCAATCAAACGAAGAATGCAACCTTAATCTTATCTATACGAAAAGAGAAACCGTTACGGTTTCTCTTTTTCGTAGGATTGAGATATCGTTAATTTTGTACGGGACTCCATACGGCGTAAAGCGTGATGCAGGTTACGGCGATGGAAAAATCGTATTCAAATACGCGGCTTTTTCCGTGCTTTCGTGCTTGATTTCATCTATCGTCGGGCTGCTCGTCGGAATTTTTTTACTTCCTCACGCTATATTCCCCGCTTTTTCCGGCGAGTTGTTTATGCCCGCTCTTGCGAGCACCTTCACCCCGTTTCCGGTCTTTGGGCATCGCTCTTTCCGCTACAAAGCGCATTTTATAATGACCGTCGTATGCGTTGCAGGATCTACCGCGCTGGTCTTTGCAGGTTTTTCCCTTTTGAACGTATCAAAAGGCAACGGTTCAATCGCAATGATTTCCGCATTTATCATCGCTTTTGCCCTATTATTGTGCGTATTCGTCATTTACAATCTCACGAATATGAACATCGGCGAACGCAAACGGGAGATCGCCACACTGAAAGTGCTCGGTTATCGCGACGGCGAGGTGACGGGTTATATCTACCGCGAAATATTTATCATGGCGTTCATCGGCGCCCTTTTAGGAATTCCTCTCGGCTGCGCGCTCGTCGGTTTCGTATTCGCTTACCTCGATTACGGATCGTTGGCGGATATAAAATGGTGGTCATTCGTTTTATCTGCCGCCGTCGTACTCGTGTTTATCGGTTTAGTCGATCTGCTTTTGTCACATAAGATCCGCGCCGTAGATATGACATCTTCTCTCAAATCCATAGATTAAGTTGACTTTGCACGACAATTATTTTCCGAAAGCATTGACTTTTTTTATTGAATATGCTATGATGATATCAAATTATAATGTAAAAGCAAACTCGCGGGAAACCCGAGGACGCAAAGCTATGGGTCTACGTCTTCGAAAAAAAGGATAAGACAGCCGGTTGCCATGAAGCACTTTTTCGTTTCATGGCTTTTTTATTTATTGGGATTCGGGAATACGTCTATGATCAAAGGCAGTACAAAAAAACTGATTTTCGCGGCGGCGGCTCTTTTCGTCAGCCTGTGCCTGGTTTTCGGCGCGGTTTTTGCCTGGTTCACCACGTCCGATTCCGTGGGCACGGACGGTCTTGACTTCGGCGTTACAGGCGACGACAGCAACGGCGTAACGATTACCAGCATCAACGGCGCGAAACCCGACGAAAAAATCATTCTTTATCCCGAAGGAACGTTGACAGTCGGACTGAAAATTACGGACGACATCAAAAATTTCGGCGTTAAACTTGCCGCAGACGCAAGGGATGACAATTTTAATGCGTTTTTTGCCGCAAGAGAAGATCTTCTTTTCGGCGTTTACGAAAAAGGCGAAATTATTTCCGACGCGAGCGGAAACACGGCGGAATACTGGCGCAATTTCGACGCGGCCGCGCCGCTTTCTTCTCTCAGCGAAACCGAGCGGCTCTCCGCGCAAGTCGGATTTTTACACGAATTCGCCCTTCAAAATTCTCTGCATGACGCGATGCAACTCGTTGCCGTCGTAAACGAAAAGAAATATCCCTTGATAAAGGAAAACGACAACGAGATCTATCGCAATTCCGAGTTGACGGTTCTTGCAAGCGCTACGGAGTTCACTCTTTACGTACAATTCGGAACCAACGGCTTTACGCCTGAAATTCAACTGCCCCCCGATGTCCTTCCGCATTTTGAAAGCGGAACCTATCGCGCGCTCAATTATAATTGTTTTCTCAATCACGAAATCAAATTGTCGTTTGAAAACGGCAACGTATAATATTGGTGCCATGAAAAAATTAACCGCTTCAATTAAATCATTGATCGTTCTGCTACTCGTCTGCTGCCTCTCGGCGGTCGGCGTGGTTTTTGCATTTCTAAATCAATCCGTTCATCGCGGCTACCCCGTTCATATTCAGGGCACGAATATTTCATTCAAACTAAACGGAAAAAATTATCTCGATCAGATAGGCGAATCGGAATTGGGGCTTTACAAAAACCGTTCGCAGGAAGTAGACGTGCAAGTGGAAGTCACGGGGTCGGACAGCGTCGTCGCCGATTACCGCGTTTCTTTCGAACTCGAAACGGACGGCTCCGACGCGGACGTAAAACTTTCGCAGGCGATCGAGGTTTACGCTTTGCGCGGCGCTCGCTACGAATTTATCTGTATGCTCGATCAGATCGGCAAAACGGATGACGGCGGCGCCCCCTTCTATACGTTCGGCGGTCAAATGGTGACCAATTACAGCCATTCTTTGCCCTTTTGTTTCGTCTACTCGGGCGAAACCTCCGCAGAGTACGACGAAATAGCCCAAAACGGCGGTTTTACGCTGCGCGCCGAGGCGACCGCCGATATCGCGGGCTCCTCCGCCGATTATGTATTCGCGACCGACAACGATACTTTTGCCGATCATTTTACCGGGCAGGACTCCGTAAACAAGACGATCGTTTTGACGGACGATATCGAAGTTGCCGCCGCGCTCGTATCCAAAGGAAAAGTCGGCATCGATCTGAACGGTCACACGCTCACCCTCCATGCGGATCTGAAAATTTCCTACTCGACGGGAACGGAGGGGCTCGGGATAATCAACGGCAAGACGGGCGGCGGCATTGCGGGCACGGGGCGTTACAAAATTTCGGGAAACGACTGTTATCTCATTGACGACGCCCTTGTTGCGAAAATCGATTATCCCGTCGACGATACAAATGCGGAAAGTATATTCGGCAGCCTTTCATCTATTCTGGATACGCGGCTGAAATCGCTAGATAACGAAAAGCCCTATTATCACGAAGACGATCTCTCAGCGCTCTTCGACGGGCTGAACTTCTATCGGGATTATAAGGAATTTTCAGTCTCTTACGGCAAAGATTCCGTGATCGGCACAGTCACGAACGCCGACGGCACGTCGTACACGGGCATCGTGCCCGACCCGCATAAGACTTCGCGCTACGCCTATTCGATCACCCTATCCTATCAAAACAGTTACGGCAAAACTTTTGGCGGCTACATCAACGTTTTGGGCAGCAGTTTGAAATCGATCGCCGACGATCTGATGACGGCGCTGCCCGCCTGCATTGATTCTTCCGTATTCCTGCGTTCCTACGATACAAGAACCGCGAGCCATATCGAATGGATCGTGGACGACGCCATGGATGGATTTTTATTCAATTCTTTGGGTACGTACCGCCCGAACGGTTCAAGCGGACTGATCGACAAAGCAGAAACTTTCCGCGACAGAGGCGTCGGAATCTACATTAAATTATCAAAAGGCGCGCAAACGGAAGTTTTCTATTACGAAAGAAACGCGGAAATACTTTCCGCGTCAGAGCGTACCGCGCTCTGTTACGAGAACGAGCCCATCGTGTTGCGTCAAAAGGGTCTGGACAATTCGGGAATTGATACCCTCTACGACTTTTACGACGCGATCTCGCGGACTTATCGGCAGAAAGCCGAGATCTCGGGAGTATCCGTAAAGTTGCTGCATTCGGATACGGCGTCGTCCTATCTGTCCGTCGCGACGAGCGCGAGCGACGCGAATTTTGCGACCGTATCCATTGCCGGCCGCGCGTCCATTCCGCAAAACTATGCGGGCGAAGCGGAAATCGAAATTACGTTTACCTATGCCGACGGCAAGAGCCATACCCTCCGGACCGCGGTCAGCGTGCTCGGAGAACTCGCTTACGTCACGCGTTACGACGTTTCTTACCGCCTGCAAAATTCCTTTTCGAACAACGCATATATCGACGGCGATGCGTATTATTTCTACGCGCCCGGCGCTTTACAGCCGCGCGCAGACGGCAAGAGCGTACAGGTGCTCGTCGATTATGAAGCCGAACAGTCCGCGCAAGGATTTGTCATTATAACGTATGAATACGTGCCCATTCGAGCCGAAGACATACAGGATCAAATTGCCTATTTCATCAAAGAAGGCGAAAAATACAGTCTGTATCAAGGCGAAATTTCTCCGCTGCCCGACAGCGTAACTCTGTACGAACGCCGCGCGAATATAGAAATATTGCCCTCTCGCATTCCTACGCTGGACGAAACGACCGTTTTCTTTACGTCTACTCTCTATACGCTGCACGCCGACGGAACACCCTATACCGACGATAACGGGAATAAGTTATACTACGACGCCGTGACGGATACGGCCGCGCCGCTGCAATATAAATTGACGCTTACCGTACAGGGAATTATTCAGAACAGCGACGCGCATATCTCGGATTATTCCCTTTATACCATGCTCCGCGACTGTTTCGACGCAAACAAAGACGGGATCATCAGCAGCGGCGAGGCGCAGGCGGATTGGAACCAGGTGCTCGCGCGCGGTTCCTCTTATGCAAAATCGGTTACCGTCAACGGCACCGTTTTTCGCTATCTGGACTTTTCGGGCGTAAACTTCTCCTCTTTAAAGGGAATAGAATATTTCGTAAATTTGCAGGGGCTCTCTTTCGCCTCCTCGTCGATCACCGATATCGCCTGTCTTTCTTCGCTTACACAATTGAATTATTTAGACCTTTCCGACAATGCGATCACGGATATTTCCGCTTTCGCTTATTCGGATGCGTTGCAATATCTGAATCTTGCGGACAATCAGATTACGAGTATCGAGGCTCTTCGATATCTCCCCGCTCTAGAAACGCTCGATCTGACCAACAACAAAATCACGGATTTCGATCCTCTGACCGTAACGGATTCTTTAATATCTCTGACGCTGACGGGTATGAAGAACGCAAACGGGCAGACGTTCGACAACGACCCCGCGACGTTGTATTCCCTCGCGACCATTCAGATCAACAATCCTACCGTAACGTTCGTTTACGATCAAAACATTTTGATCGGACCTTCCGCCCTAATCGCCGCGAAAGTCATTCACGACGTCGAAGAAATTAACCGCGTCAACCAGACGCTCTACCTCCCCACTACCTATTATTATTCGGACGGCAGCGAAATTTTCGCCTATAAACTGAATTGGTTTGCCGACGACACGCAGACCAATCTTATCTTTCAATACACCGACGGCGAGTACAGCGGTTATACCGTCAGCGCACCGCTCTTTGAAAAACAGGTGACTATACGCCTGCAAATCCATTTGCCGAACAGCACGAATTATTACACGGTCAGCCGTTCTTTTACGCTGACGCTCGAAACTTCCGCCTCGAATCACGACCAGGCGTACGTCTATGACCCGTCCGTGCAGTATTATATCCCCGCGGAAGAGGCGTTTCCCGATTTGGCGCTCCGCAATAAGGTATTCGACACCTTCAATAAAATCACCGGGCAGACGATCGAGATCAAATTAAAAGACGGCTCCGTGATTACCTATAACGAGACCGCCGTATTGTCCGCCGCCGATTATGAACGCTGCATGGCGGCGCAGACGAACATCGACTGGTCGAACGCGGGGATCCGCGATCTGAGCGGGATCCGAATTTTAAAAGATCTTCTGACGCTCACTCTCGACCTTTCGGGCAATGCAATTATCAGTCTGGAACCCGTTGCAAGCCTCACTTCGCTTACGGGACTGATCCTCGGCGGCAAAAATTACGATTTTTCCGAACTGTATTCGGCAGATAAACTTACGACGCTAAAGATGCTCGACGTTTCTAAAAGTTACGGCCTTGACGAAGAGAGCACGTTGAACGCGCTCTATCAGGTGTATCTGAACAATTCTTCCGTTTCGGTTTATTTGAAAAACTCGTCGCAGGTCTGGGATCCTTACGAAACGCTGCTGCCGAAAAATATCCGCAATTTGCCGTCAGTGCTCGCGTTCGTCAATTTGAACGAGAGTTATCCTATTTATGGCAGTGCCGACGCGACTTCCTTTGATTTTACTTTTTACGATCAACCCTCCCCCCTGTCCTTTACGGTCGACAGCGTGACGATCTACGAAAATCAAAAAGCAAATATCACAAAAGGCACTTATTTTCAATTTGATTCGAACGCCATCAAATATATTAAATTATACGGCTGGTCGGAATCCGCTTTTTTAAAAATTTCGATCAGCGCGAACGACGGACATTTAAACGGCGACGGAACTTTCTTATATGTCACGGGCGAATATTATGTTCAATTAAACGCGCAAGACGCAGGCTCGAAAATATTTGTTTATAACGATTCGAAATATCCGGAAGATTTTACGGTAATGACTTTGTCCGAGTTATTTGTTTCGCGCGACTTAAGAGAATATTTATTAGGCAGACAATACGGTCATTTTAATGGAAGCGATTATTTTAGAATTAAAAAAACTCCCGAAGATAAAAACGGAGACGGAAAAATCCAGTCCGACGAAGTCACTTTAAATTTTATTCTCAACAATCGGGATAACAATCCAAAAAAATATTTTGTCGATGATTATGGAAATTACCATATCGGCGTTCAAGGAGTCAATGATAATCTATCGTTAAACAATAATAATTTTACGATCAACGGAGCCTTTGACCGCGGAGAAAATTTTTTACACGGCTTAAAATACTTGCCCGGCGTAAAAAATTTGACGATCTCTCGCGACGCGAATCTCGGCGACGGGTCAGAGTTAGTCAACATAACACAACTCACTTTAAATTATTCTGCGGTGGATCTGACGACCATTACGCAACCATTACCCCTGTTGGAAAGCCTTACCATACAGAATTTCAACTCTTTGATCGTCAACGCAAAAGCAATGAAATATTTTCCTTCGCTTACCGCTTTGACAATCGTAGGAAGCAATTCGGGATATTTACAGGATTTCACCTTTTTGGAAGGTCTGATAAATGAAGACGGGACATCGATGATTCGCAACCTAACCATGCAATCGGTCATCCAAAGCAACGCGAACATCGGCATCTCCGTTTCAAATGCGGAGTTTGTCAAAGAACTCTACATTGCAGCGGGAAACGCCCTTTCCTCGGCGGACAACACCTTAACGACTCCCTATGGCGGACTGTCTTTCAAGGTTGGAACGGCAAACAAAAATAACGATACGGGTGCATTCTTTATCGTTTTGCCTGACGGCACATACGGTACAGCCGCCAAGAACACGGCGAGCGCGCTCGTTACAAGTTGGACGGCGCCTGCAAACGGCAGTTTCGACACGACGAGATCGGAGGCGCAAAACTATGCCACGGTCACGAACGCCATGCTCGACATGGGATTACAGTATAAACAGCCTGCCGCCGAAACTTTCTATTGGCTAAATAAAAAAACGTACAGTTTGCCCATTTCCACTGTACTGACGCTGCCCAAAACCACGGGTGCCACGTGGTTTGCTCTGCAATATGACAGTACGATTTTACGTTCGTATGACATAACCTGGCGCGTACTCGTCAATACGAGCGACACAATGGATAACGCGGGTACGGACGGCGGAATGCTTTTATCCGATTCACTCACACAACTCCCTTGCGGTACGCTGACAGCGACTGCGAACGAATATGTGTTCACTCTCACGGCAAACTGCTATGTGGTAATTTTGGGGCTTGTCTCGCCGCCGTCGGGCGTTTCGGGAAATACGTATAGTTATGTTTATCATTTCGTTTCGGGGAGCGGCGACGGATTTTATAGCAACGTGGAGGATTATAACCTTCGCGCAACTTTATTTGCCTCCGCCACGCAGGACTCAAACAAACAAATTATAGACTTCAGCGACAGCAATGCGGTTTTTCTATATAAATTTACGAATAATAAACTCACAGAAAATCGTATCGGAACGGTTTTCGATCCTCTGCCGAACTGTACGGATAAACCGAATTATCCCTATAAAGTTTACACTTTAAAGGGATTCACGAAAGTTCTTTCCGCGACCGACGGACTGACAAAAGACTGGGGCTCCAAAATCATAAGGCTCGGTTTTTCCGATCATAAAATCACGGACATTTCCGACCTGGTACAGTTGCGGGAGAATAACAGCGCGATATATACTTCTTTGCAATCGTTGGATCTTAACTTATTGACGCTCAATCTGCCCGACGGTTTCTCCGCGGCGTTCCCTGTTTTGACAGATCTCAGCGTCAGCGGC from Candidatus Borkfalkia ceftriaxoniphila encodes the following:
- the upp gene encoding uracil phosphoribosyltransferase, whose protein sequence is MKNVTIFDHPLIAHKITHLCDVTTGTKEFREIVSEIAMLMGYEAFRDLPTEEIEIQAPLSKFKSKIVTEKITIVPILRAGLGMVDGLTELFPKARVGHIGLYRDEETLRPVEYYCKLPKDAQDGQVIVVDPALATGGSAAAAIDFIKQRGYTRIKLLSLIASPQGVKKVAEAHPDVKIYIAHYADAPLNEKGYIMTAFGDAGDRIFGTK
- a CDS encoding TVP38/TMEM64 family protein, with amino-acid sequence MEHLTAIVNKKAKKWITTASIVLFGAISIVFTILCMRYFKSGVLYKYNTVITSSLVAAEVICTGLCFAFFLTNKEAVYKLLLTALGLAAVFLLGVYILQVTGVLDKIDSVDDLRLWIEQTGVWAPICFIVIQFLQVVVLPIPSVVTVGAGVALFGPLECIIYSYIGIVLGSLVGFFIGKVLGYRAAAWLVGKETLDSWLLKIKGKDKAVLTAMFLLPMFPDDVLCFVAGLSTMTWPFFIIMILITRALGIVMTSYSLNGSIIPYNTWWGLLSWAIIGVAVIVLFIFLYKKGDKIERWFLNKFDSLRKRKKGEKIVGEIEEEKLPSEKKSAGESKIVGDVPHKHDE
- the rnhA gene encoding ribonuclease HI codes for the protein MKQVELYTDGACSGNPGAGGYGAILIYKGLEKEISGGEPLTTNNRMEIYAVIAGLECLKEKCRVNIYSDSAYTVNAFTQNWLEGWIRNGWRKADGKEVANSDLWQRLYDLTESHEVRFIKVKGHADNAYNNRCDELARAAIKNLQI
- the proC gene encoding pyrroline-5-carboxylate reductase, which translates into the protein MKKQFKLGVIGGGFMAQAILKGAILSDFLRARKVLVADVSQKALDSLEYLDVNTTTDCRDVAENCEYVLFAVKPQNFLDVAKSLHGIPVEKVISIMAGVKKDKIRDALFGSGIRIARAMPNLPCSVGEGMTALDLSEFSSSADDCEFISSIFNNIGNLLLIKEDKLNAVTGISGSGPAYVYLFIEGLVKAGIRQGLTEDEAKTLAVSTVAGGAEMVAHSQDKTLRELVSAVCSKGGTTIQAVESFEKDDLEGVIDRAVSACVRRAEELSE
- a CDS encoding ABC transporter permease yields the protein MTVVCVAGSTALVFAGFSLLNVSKGNGSIAMISAFIIAFALLLCVFVIYNLTNMNIGERKREIATLKVLGYRDGEVTGYIYREIFIMAFIGALLGIPLGCALVGFVFAYLDYGSLADIKWWSFVLSAAVVLVFIGLVDLLLSHKIRAVDMTSSLKSID
- a CDS encoding leucine-rich repeat domain-containing protein, whose translation is MVFAFLNQSVHRGYPVHIQGTNISFKLNGKNYLDQIGESELGLYKNRSQEVDVQVEVTGSDSVVADYRVSFELETDGSDADVKLSQAIEVYALRGARYEFICMLDQIGKTDDGGAPFYTFGGQMVTNYSHSLPFCFVYSGETSAEYDEIAQNGGFTLRAEATADIAGSSADYVFATDNDTFADHFTGQDSVNKTIVLTDDIEVAAALVSKGKVGIDLNGHTLTLHADLKISYSTGTEGLGIINGKTGGGIAGTGRYKISGNDCYLIDDALVAKIDYPVDDTNAESIFGSLSSILDTRLKSLDNEKPYYHEDDLSALFDGLNFYRDYKEFSVSYGKDSVIGTVTNADGTSYTGIVPDPHKTSRYAYSITLSYQNSYGKTFGGYINVLGSSLKSIADDLMTALPACIDSSVFLRSYDTRTASHIEWIVDDAMDGFLFNSLGTYRPNGSSGLIDKAETFRDRGVGIYIKLSKGAQTEVFYYERNAEILSASERTALCYENEPIVLRQKGLDNSGIDTLYDFYDAISRTYRQKAEISGVSVKLLHSDTASSYLSVATSASDANFATVSIAGRASIPQNYAGEAEIEITFTYADGKSHTLRTAVSVLGELAYVTRYDVSYRLQNSFSNNAYIDGDAYYFYAPGALQPRADGKSVQVLVDYEAEQSAQGFVIITYEYVPIRAEDIQDQIAYFIKEGEKYSLYQGEISPLPDSVTLYERRANIEILPSRIPTLDETTVFFTSTLYTLHADGTPYTDDNGNKLYYDAVTDTAAPLQYKLTLTVQGIIQNSDAHISDYSLYTMLRDCFDANKDGIISSGEAQADWNQVLARGSSYAKSVTVNGTVFRYLDFSGVNFSSLKGIEYFVNLQGLSFASSSITDIACLSSLTQLNYLDLSDNAITDISAFAYSDALQYLNLADNQITSIEALRYLPALETLDLTNNKITDFDPLTVTDSLISLTLTGMKNANGQTFDNDPATLYSLATIQINNPTVTFVYDQNILIGPSALIAAKVIHDVEEINRVNQTLYLPTTYYYSDGSEIFAYKLNWFADDTQTNLIFQYTDGEYSGYTVSAPLFEKQVTIRLQIHLPNSTNYYTVSRSFTLTLETSASNHDQAYVYDPSVQYYIPAEEAFPDLALRNKVFDTFNKITGQTIEIKLKDGSVITYNETAVLSAADYERCMAAQTNIDWSNAGIRDLSGIRILKDLLTLTLDLSGNAIISLEPVASLTSLTGLILGGKNYDFSELYSADKLTTLKMLDVSKSYGLDEESTLNALYQVYLNNSSVSVYLKNSSQVWDPYETLLPKNIRNLPSVLAFVNLNESYPIYGSADATSFDFTFYDQPSPLSFTVDSVTIYENQKANITKGTYFQFDSNAIKYIKLYGWSESAFLKISISANDGHLNGDGTFLYVTGEYYVQLNAQDAGSKIFVYNDSKYPEDFTVMTLSELFVSRDLREYLLGRQYGHFNGSDYFRIKKTPEDKNGDGKIQSDEVTLNFILNNRDNNPKKYFVDDYGNYHIGVQGVNDNLSLNNNNFTINGAFDRGENFLHGLKYLPGVKNLTISRDANLGDGSELVNITQLTLNYSAVDLTTITQPLPLLESLTIQNFNSLIVNAKAMKYFPSLTALTIVGSNSGYLQDFTFLEGLINEDGTSMIRNLTMQSVIQSNANIGISVSNAEFVKELYIAAGNALSSADNTLTTPYGGLSFKVGTANKNNDTGAFFIVLPDGTYGTAAKNTASALVTSWTAPANGSFDTTRSEAQNYATVTNAMLDMGLQYKQPAAETFYWLNKKTYSLPISTVLTLPKTTGATWFALQYDSTILRSYDITWRVLVNTSDTMDNAGTDGGMLLSDSLTQLPCGTLTATANEYVFTLTANCYVVILGLVSPPSGVSGNTYSYVYHFVSGSGDGFYSNVEDYNLRATLFASATQDSNKQIIDFSDSNAVFLYKFTNNKLTENRIGTVFDPLPNCTDKPNYPYKVYTLKGFTKVLSATDGLTKDWGSKIIRLGFSDHKITDISDLVQLRENNSAIYTSLQSLDLNLLTLNLPDGFSAAFPVLTDLSVSGNIAFTPYDLQKLWSGTSDNPSSTIRLLYIDGTRCRASYDALVQLCAIASGNASKSFSALAWNSTEANTVTAAELQVFQNTIGHENSVTALNGTLTSSSSLTDGSETALIGGIGYTYTWEAYTFFTARSVSQNPVDTTVAVSSNANAQFVGVRFPVRFSRPDSTSVLYIAGDEGDHDISYFDSQLVSYLFANNCFTETVANSNRWTLNQSVTVETDIGISDLKNLHLLQNGAYGVTVAAGTNPLAYKNETYTVKENKLPTPGGTVFKFLSVDLVNLDKQGTIKDFLYYDSIDSVYTVKLPSYLWMGGNREIIVWSISGNISQTDAQNYITFTTDADGAILMIIDSSKIPANAGVGEYLHTLTATVNGTSQKSEFTIRHGAETSNAAIYYDTYVQVAVVNGQIVLQNAAGETYYVVEGVTAPDATLYLYNNKFYTQYRSGAVEIPVVFASTIIQSGRFRDWLQTTKLNNDEGKVFGDSDAVNGYILSKSFIGSVTALSFGNFGETNSKGITSISGIEIFYNLKNLTAAAGAFSNIEALSSLHLTSFVYGNSDVGITDFRNFIINDFTPLLKGSQNTLETFSYNGLGTTQMTDLNFLLGFAKLKTVNIATSTSLAGNANGLSYLRTSSFQYLLNALHDKGVNVFVHKELAVKFGLTYDTDLKNGTNVYALVSSADFAQASEILSRFAGTEQTVTLENGYRLTADISNYAQEGNNIIMKLPAAINRDGTLYRIEWKRASANVAVNGYYLTKALQIGNTLFDADIPLTASQAQTILASTEYYAAQKSGETLLYSSVTVQLTNPAVPESCIDARAVCRIFSDGYAYERTFTLSMRGNTL